In Tachysurus fulvidraco isolate hzauxx_2018 chromosome 1, HZAU_PFXX_2.0, whole genome shotgun sequence, a single window of DNA contains:
- the czib gene encoding CXXC motif containing zinc binding protein isoform X2, whose product MDSMPLKGGRGSASMVQRCKLCSRENSIDILKDTITPYNLEDSEKFKTIVQFECRGLEPVDFQPQAGFSAQGAETTSQFPEINLQEKDWTDYDEKAKESVGIYEVTHQFVKC is encoded by the exons ATG GACAGTATGCCGCTGAAGGGAGGACGAGGCAGTGCAAGTATGGTTCAGAGGTGTAAACTGTGCTCCCGGGAGAATTCAATAG ATATCCTGAAGGACACCATCACGCCATACAAT cTGGAGGACAGCGAGAAGTTCAAGACGATAGTGCAGTTCGAGTGTCGAGGCCTCGAGCCGGTTGACTTCCAACCTCAG gcTGGATTTTCGGCTCAGGGCGCAGAGACGACTTCTCAATTTCCTGAAATCAACCTTCAGGAGAAA GACTGGACGGACTACGACGAGAAAGCGAAGGAGTCGGTGGGCATCTATGAAGTCACACATCAGTTTGTCAAGTGTTGA